Proteins encoded by one window of Bacillus sp. DTU_2020_1000418_1_SI_GHA_SEK_038:
- a CDS encoding GTP-binding protein produces the protein MILTEIYVLAGFLGSGKTTLLKQLLIEEKKQNRRVAVMMNELGKVSIDSDAIEEDVPLKELLDGCICCSIQDKLEAQLQGLLMIEKPEVIYIEATGAAHPVEVLDAVLSPLFADKIHVKGIISVVDGFRWLNRKTLSPQVQQLLIEQVRHADLILLNKTDELSEEEQAKLSMEIQGLNSRAFSVLTAFSKVPVEYIKKLSFSTKERTVLSHVKKDLKLSSYVYKFEKQVEQEEFEDFLRNLPDTMYRIKGYIKFSYSNFPFLFQFSYGMPIYLQENMNMPLNLVFIGENINWQEIERQLKVLEKKEPSF, from the coding sequence ATGATATTGACAGAAATATATGTGTTGGCGGGGTTTTTAGGCAGCGGAAAAACAACCTTATTAAAGCAGCTGTTAATAGAGGAAAAAAAGCAAAATCGAAGAGTCGCTGTCATGATGAATGAGCTTGGAAAGGTATCAATTGATTCAGACGCAATTGAAGAGGATGTCCCACTTAAAGAACTGCTGGATGGATGTATTTGCTGCAGCATTCAAGATAAATTAGAGGCACAGCTTCAGGGGCTGCTCATGATTGAAAAACCAGAAGTCATTTATATAGAAGCAACTGGTGCGGCCCATCCAGTTGAGGTGCTAGATGCAGTACTTTCACCTTTATTCGCAGATAAAATCCATGTCAAGGGTATCATATCGGTGGTTGACGGATTTAGATGGCTTAACCGGAAAACATTGAGCCCTCAAGTACAGCAGCTTTTAATAGAACAGGTTCGACATGCTGATTTAATCCTTTTAAACAAAACCGATGAATTATCTGAGGAAGAGCAAGCTAAACTATCTATGGAAATACAGGGACTAAATTCCCGTGCTTTTTCCGTTTTAACCGCATTCTCAAAAGTACCTGTTGAGTATATAAAGAAATTATCATTTAGTACAAAAGAAAGAACGGTCCTTTCGCATGTGAAAAAGGATTTAAAGTTAAGTTCTTATGTTTATAAGTTTGAAAAGCAAGTTGAACAGGAAGAGTTTGAAGACTTTTTAAGGAATCTACCTGATACGATGTACAGGATAAAAGGGTATATAAAATTTTCATATTCGAATTTTCCTTTTCTTTTTCAATTTTCTTACGGCATGCCAATCTATCTGCAGGAAAATATGAATATGCCCCTTAATTTAGTTTTTATCGGAGAAAATATCAACTGGCAGGAGATAGAAAGGCAGCTTAAAGTATTAGAGAAAAAAGAACCAAGCTTTTAA
- a CDS encoding CAP domain-containing protein, translated as MNKKMLFSVAAAAALLVSNPVVNKAEAASNCPTPQQVKVYYSQPANINSDQVNSILQKYLKNYNIQLDMNELTKQFVQQPVQQKPVQQKPVQQQPVQQKPVQQQPAVQKPVQKPVQQQPVQQQPAKAPTAPASSSVSAFEQKVVELTNQQRAKYGVPALQLDVNLSKVARAKSSDMKAKGYFDHNSPTYGSPFDMMKSFGITYRTAGENIAMGQRSPEEVVNAWMNSEGHRKNILNANFTHIGVGHVAEGNYWTQMFIGK; from the coding sequence ATGAATAAAAAAATGTTATTTTCAGTAGCAGCAGCGGCAGCTTTACTAGTTTCTAATCCAGTGGTGAATAAGGCAGAAGCAGCATCCAATTGCCCAACACCACAACAAGTTAAAGTTTATTACTCACAACCTGCTAATATAAATTCCGATCAAGTTAATAGCATTCTGCAAAAATACCTTAAGAATTACAATATTCAATTGGATATGAATGAATTAACTAAACAATTTGTTCAACAACCAGTACAACAAAAACCAGTGCAGCAGAAGCCAGTTCAGCAACAACCAGTACAGCAAAAGCCTGTACAACAACAACCAGCAGTACAAAAGCCTGTACAAAAGCCAGTTCAACAGCAGCCAGTACAGCAACAGCCAGCTAAAGCTCCAACAGCACCAGCTTCTTCATCTGTAAGTGCTTTTGAGCAAAAAGTGGTTGAATTAACAAATCAACAGCGTGCTAAATACGGCGTACCAGCTCTTCAGCTTGATGTAAACTTGAGCAAGGTTGCTCGTGCAAAATCAAGTGATATGAAAGCAAAAGGTTACTTTGATCATAATAGCCCAACTTACGGATCACCATTTGATATGATGAAATCATTCGGCATCACTTACCGTACAGCAGGTGAAAACATCGCTATGGGACAACGTTCTCCTGAAGAAGTTGTTAACGCATGGATGAATAGTGAAGGCCACCGTAAAAATATCTTAAATGCAAACTTTACTCATATTGGTGTTGGCCATGTAGCAGAAGGAAACTACTGGACACAAATGTTTATTGGAAAATAA
- a CDS encoding Hsp20/alpha crystallin family protein has product MFPWSSFPFNKDMKNMMKQMKPDEVNKYVQSIMDQMMPQQMQGMMNPQNIMPGFNNGNGQSQKLNSLPSSVFETHDDVFVRIPIKNEQWLKDMRIYHTSNQIIIEHIPEHEDKHTIILPALVRKKGATALYKDGTLELKIPKNIDMQYSEIDVTETL; this is encoded by the coding sequence ATGTTTCCTTGGTCCTCATTCCCATTTAATAAGGATATGAAGAATATGATGAAGCAGATGAAGCCAGATGAGGTTAACAAATATGTACAAAGCATTATGGACCAGATGATGCCTCAGCAAATGCAAGGTATGATGAATCCGCAAAATATCATGCCCGGATTTAATAACGGAAACGGGCAGAGCCAAAAATTGAATTCACTTCCCTCTTCTGTTTTTGAAACTCATGATGATGTTTTTGTTAGAATACCCATAAAAAATGAGCAGTGGTTGAAGGATATGAGGATTTATCATACGTCTAATCAAATAATTATTGAGCATATACCTGAACATGAGGATAAGCATACCATTATTCTCCCCGCCCTTGTGAGAAAAAAGGGGGCAACCGCTCTATATAAGGACGGAACGCTTGAATTGAAAATTCCTAAAAATATCGACATGCAATATTCTGAAATTGATGTTACTGAAACTTTATAA
- a CDS encoding LCP family protein — protein MIKRWIILCFICAGLSACTSFSSERNLKEDDHSKSMTVIEKVIERNIPPIPSEPLKMAKEPKNFLLIGVDSRGEENSRSDTIMLARYEPADKKIKLVSLMRDSYVKIPNHPLNYSKLNHAYYLGGKDLLKQTVEQNFGVTIDHIAVIDFKGFISMMNTIAPNGLEVEVSQIMIDDMNLSVKPGKQKLQGEDLLSFVRFRHDDMNDFGRVNRQQEVLISLKDQTIKQFATIDGIARFPEMIKHTMQNVETDLKFDEAFSLGASFLLNPVNDVQTLRVPISNSFENKHYQHAGSVLQLDFMENEEAIKDFLHEK, from the coding sequence TTGATTAAACGATGGATCATTCTATGTTTCATTTGTGCTGGGTTAAGTGCCTGTACATCCTTCTCCTCTGAAAGAAACCTTAAAGAAGATGATCATTCCAAATCGATGACTGTTATTGAAAAAGTGATTGAAAGAAACATTCCTCCTATTCCATCAGAGCCGTTAAAAATGGCAAAAGAGCCAAAGAATTTTTTATTAATTGGTGTTGATAGCAGGGGAGAAGAAAATTCACGTTCGGATACCATTATGCTTGCACGATATGAGCCAGCTGATAAAAAGATTAAGCTTGTATCTCTCATGAGAGATAGTTACGTTAAAATTCCAAATCATCCATTGAACTATAGTAAACTCAATCATGCCTATTATTTAGGAGGAAAGGATTTGTTGAAACAAACAGTTGAACAAAATTTTGGAGTAACCATTGATCATATTGCCGTCATTGACTTTAAAGGATTTATCAGCATGATGAACACGATTGCTCCTAATGGCCTTGAGGTTGAGGTTTCTCAAATAATGATTGATGATATGAATTTAAGTGTAAAACCGGGAAAGCAAAAACTTCAAGGTGAAGACCTCTTGTCATTCGTAAGATTTAGGCATGATGATATGAATGATTTTGGAAGGGTTAATAGGCAGCAGGAGGTTCTCATTTCACTGAAAGATCAGACAATTAAACAATTTGCAACAATTGATGGAATTGCAAGGTTTCCGGAAATGATCAAGCATACTATGCAGAACGTAGAAACGGATCTGAAGTTTGACGAAGCCTTTTCTCTTGGTGCCAGCTTTCTCTTAAATCCTGTTAATGACGTCCAAACATTAAGAGTACCCATTTCTAATAGCTTTGAAAACAAACATTATCAGCATGCAGGATCTGTTTTGCAATTGGATTTTATGGAAAATGAAGAAGCGATTAAGGATTTTTTACACGAAAAATAA
- a CDS encoding HAMP domain-containing sensor histidine kinase: MKDKFTNSLTKKLWLTITAAILVTIIYSYFLSYLFYEKLYVNNVETSLIEEGNRLASEYDGGPLSEELKDKIEWYGTKSEAEIFIVSNPRELSACLPFDIDYEALISGKEREQLLKGESVHKVGFEERFDRQIMAVVIPLLDETRLEGIIYLYLPLAKISEVTTDFAYLWMIAAFLFLIIAISFGTILVRRLTKPLLEMKAAAERVSEGEYSIKIDNHSTDEIGQLAHAFNHMASSIQREDERKKEFLANVSHELRTPLSYVKGYSEALISGIAKKEDHERYVHIIHREAGRMERLVGDLLDLSRLDSEEFKLEKMPLPLAQIIENSLQKYGPIIKNKNIDLHYQLDPDIIINGDEGRIEQIVQNIMDNSIRYTDNGKISLELYKIKEGCCIEMKDTGIGIPPEDIDKIKQRFYRVNKARTRKDGGTGLGLAIVEKIINLHGGKLMITSNLGMGTTVRIILPVIDL, from the coding sequence ATGAAGGATAAATTCACCAATAGTCTAACAAAAAAACTATGGCTTACCATAACAGCGGCCATCTTAGTTACGATTATTTATTCCTATTTCCTCTCCTATCTATTTTATGAAAAACTATATGTTAATAATGTAGAGACTTCATTAATAGAGGAAGGAAATCGTTTGGCTAGTGAATATGATGGGGGTCCTTTAAGTGAGGAATTAAAAGATAAAATTGAATGGTATGGAACTAAATCGGAAGCGGAAATTTTTATTGTCAGCAATCCTAGGGAGCTAAGTGCCTGTTTACCTTTTGATATCGATTATGAGGCATTAATAAGCGGAAAGGAAAGAGAACAGCTGCTTAAAGGTGAATCGGTACATAAAGTTGGTTTTGAGGAGCGTTTTGATCGGCAAATTATGGCTGTCGTTATTCCACTTTTAGATGAAACTAGACTTGAGGGAATTATTTATTTATATTTACCGCTAGCAAAAATTTCTGAGGTCACGACAGACTTTGCTTATTTATGGATGATTGCGGCATTTCTATTTTTAATTATTGCAATTTCTTTCGGAACGATCCTTGTCCGCAGGCTGACAAAACCTTTACTTGAGATGAAGGCTGCTGCTGAGCGTGTATCAGAGGGGGAGTATTCAATAAAGATCGACAATCATTCTACAGATGAAATTGGTCAGCTTGCACATGCATTTAATCATATGGCTTCATCTATTCAGCGTGAAGATGAAAGGAAAAAAGAGTTTCTCGCCAATGTCTCTCATGAACTAAGAACCCCGTTAAGTTATGTAAAAGGGTACAGTGAAGCATTAATTTCTGGGATTGCAAAAAAGGAAGACCATGAACGATATGTACATATCATTCATCGGGAAGCAGGAAGAATGGAACGGCTTGTTGGTGATCTTCTTGATCTTTCACGTCTGGATTCGGAAGAATTTAAGTTGGAAAAAATGCCGCTTCCACTTGCTCAAATTATTGAAAACTCTTTGCAAAAGTACGGACCAATCATAAAGAATAAGAATATAGACCTCCATTATCAGCTCGATCCGGATATTATTATAAATGGAGATGAAGGCCGGATTGAACAGATAGTCCAAAATATAATGGACAATTCAATTCGATACACTGACAACGGAAAAATCAGCCTAGAGCTTTATAAAATAAAGGAAGGCTGCTGTATTGAAATGAAGGATACCGGAATAGGAATTCCACCAGAAGATATTGATAAAATAAAGCAGCGATTTTACAGAGTTAATAAGGCGAGGACAAGAAAGGATGGGGGAACAGGTTTGGGGCTTGCGATTGTCGAAAAGATTATTAATCTCCATGGCGGAAAGCTAATGATCACGAGCAACCTTGGTATGGGGACGACTGTTAGGATTATTCTTCCAGTTATCGATCTTTAG
- a CDS encoding WD40 repeat domain-containing protein: MPILVRLLIIFVIAILLSSCTNQKYLPIQEDLSIAATVNIKDMTVSFIDIKNMKKLHDWDLKKPYTGAVILPDGDTLLLFGKQVETVDLFSLKGGKMISSWKTGKGIVNGKLLNTNSNIALADQNLGKIRFFNFDGEEIAQIKTASNPLTILESVKEKKLYVLSFSKEKLTVIDLNGTKKVSEYDIHPAAAGAWLNEGGNELWIGGHGAGAEVEKDIHVYNSDTGELTYKIPAPSMPVNFLEFNHQVFVLSHGSSMLYQLNVEGKVINSKTIGANPFEIAIFDQYLIIAGYDSNDIHIVNPATLEIIKTIPVGKGPFRIVLRERK; the protein is encoded by the coding sequence GTGCCCATATTAGTCCGATTGTTGATTATATTTGTGATAGCAATATTATTATCCTCATGCACCAATCAGAAGTATCTGCCCATACAAGAAGATCTTTCTATTGCTGCAACGGTTAATATTAAGGATATGACTGTTTCTTTTATTGATATCAAAAATATGAAAAAGCTTCATGATTGGGACCTTAAGAAGCCCTATACAGGTGCCGTTATTCTCCCAGATGGAGATACACTATTATTATTTGGGAAACAAGTAGAGACAGTTGACTTATTTTCTTTAAAAGGCGGAAAAATGATTAGCAGCTGGAAGACCGGTAAAGGAATTGTTAATGGCAAGCTGCTTAACACCAATTCCAATATAGCTTTAGCCGATCAAAATCTTGGGAAAATCAGATTTTTTAATTTTGATGGAGAAGAGATAGCCCAAATTAAAACGGCGAGTAATCCATTAACGATACTGGAATCTGTTAAAGAAAAAAAGCTGTATGTATTGAGCTTTAGTAAAGAAAAGCTCACTGTAATTGATTTAAATGGTACAAAAAAAGTATCGGAATATGATATACATCCAGCTGCTGCAGGTGCATGGCTTAATGAAGGTGGAAATGAACTCTGGATTGGAGGACATGGTGCCGGTGCAGAGGTGGAAAAGGATATCCATGTGTACAATTCAGATACAGGTGAATTAACATACAAAATTCCGGCTCCATCGATGCCCGTAAACTTTTTGGAATTTAACCATCAAGTTTTTGTACTCAGTCACGGATCTAGTATGCTTTATCAATTAAATGTTGAGGGGAAAGTGATCAATTCGAAAACTATCGGTGCAAATCCCTTTGAAATAGCAATATTCGATCAATATTTAATAATAGCAGGCTATGATAGCAATGATATTCATATTGTAAATCCTGCCACCCTAGAAATAATCAAAACAATACCAGTAGGAAAGGGTCCATTTCGAATTGTGTTAAGGGAGAGAAAGTAA
- a CDS encoding response regulator transcription factor, with product MEKQNILIIDDEEDMRHLVEMYLENSGFHCLSAANGQEGYAILKESYINLIILDIMMPDEDGYEVCKKVREKYNTPIIFLSAKGEEWDKVKALQLGGDDYLVKPFSPGELVARINAVLRRSGLTKTDTHIQIGKIIIDRLARNVNVAGENISLTLKEFELLLCFVDHQSHALSREQLLDLVWGIDYIGSLRTVDTHIKTLRMKLGAGDYIQTVWGIGYKFEVPHNEG from the coding sequence ATGGAGAAACAAAATATTCTTATCATTGATGATGAGGAGGACATGAGACATCTTGTAGAAATGTATCTGGAGAATTCCGGGTTTCATTGTTTATCTGCAGCTAATGGGCAGGAAGGATATGCTATCCTCAAGGAATCATATATTAATTTAATTATTCTTGATATTATGATGCCTGATGAGGATGGGTATGAAGTGTGTAAGAAGGTTAGAGAAAAATATAATACTCCGATCATCTTTCTATCAGCTAAAGGGGAAGAATGGGACAAAGTGAAGGCCCTTCAGCTTGGCGGTGATGATTATCTAGTCAAACCATTTAGTCCAGGAGAGCTTGTTGCAAGAATTAATGCGGTCCTGCGGAGAAGCGGTCTGACGAAAACGGACACTCATATCCAAATTGGAAAAATAATCATTGACCGTTTGGCTAGAAATGTTAACGTAGCTGGAGAAAATATATCTTTAACACTTAAGGAGTTTGAACTTCTGCTTTGCTTCGTAGATCATCAATCACACGCATTAAGTAGAGAACAGCTTCTTGATTTGGTTTGGGGAATTGATTATATAGGAAGTCTTCGAACGGTCGATACACATATTAAAACACTAAGAATGAAGCTTGGTGCAGGGGATTATATACAGACTGTATGGGGGATTGGTTATAAATTCGAGGTGCCGCACAATGAAGGATAA
- a CDS encoding DNA alkylation repair protein — protein sequence MGTPYCCPNCKTNRSRFNIIRQVPQSVKLDPHTGDLVEEFTNENLSPFHMAYKGPEIKVQCGSCGLVEDERTFIKFGER from the coding sequence ATGGGTACCCCATATTGCTGTCCGAATTGTAAAACTAATAGGAGCCGCTTTAATATTATTAGACAGGTTCCGCAATCCGTTAAACTTGACCCTCACACAGGAGATCTTGTGGAAGAATTTACGAACGAAAATTTAAGCCCGTTCCATATGGCATATAAAGGACCGGAAATTAAAGTTCAATGCGGTTCCTGCGGGTTAGTAGAAGATGAAAGAACATTTATTAAATTTGGTGAGAGATAG
- a CDS encoding MATE family efflux transporter → MNETYTKKEKLKQLLTILIPILITQLAMYSMSFFDTMMSGHYSSEDLAGVAIGSSLWMPVFTGLSGILLSITPIVAQLIGGRKKGEVAFSVLQGVYLAVIISIIVLICGGFALNPILHAMDLEEIVHLKAYGYLVALGFGIVPLFVYNVLRSFIDALGKTRVTMLITLMALPINVIFNYLLIYGKLGFPELGGVGAGYATAITYWLITIIAFFIVHKAVPFSSFGIFRKFYSVSFAKWKEILVIGIPIGFAIFFETSIFAAVTLFMSKFTTATIAAHQAALNFASLLYMVPLSVSMALTIVIGFEVGAKRYKDAKEYSWIGITIAVIMASLCGILLFFTRSEVAGIYSNDPEVINLTAQFLIYAIFFQLSDAIQAPVQGVLRGYKDVNITLIMTLISYWVIALPFGYFLANYTNWGAYGYWIGLITGLAAGAICLSSRLVLIQRKPLMQQRA, encoded by the coding sequence ATGAATGAAACATACACGAAAAAGGAAAAATTAAAGCAGCTATTAACAATATTAATTCCGATTTTGATCACACAGCTCGCTATGTATTCTATGAGTTTTTTCGACACGATGATGTCAGGGCATTATAGTTCTGAGGATTTAGCCGGCGTTGCAATCGGTTCTTCGCTTTGGATGCCTGTTTTTACGGGGCTAAGCGGGATTCTTTTATCGATTACTCCTATTGTTGCACAGCTTATTGGGGGAAGAAAAAAAGGGGAAGTAGCCTTTTCTGTCCTTCAAGGGGTCTATCTTGCTGTGATCATCTCGATTATTGTGTTAATATGTGGCGGTTTTGCACTAAACCCGATTTTGCACGCAATGGATTTAGAGGAAATTGTTCATTTGAAGGCGTATGGCTATTTAGTTGCCTTAGGCTTTGGGATCGTTCCGCTATTCGTATACAATGTTTTGCGTTCATTTATCGATGCGCTAGGGAAAACTCGTGTAACAATGTTAATTACACTAATGGCTTTACCTATAAATGTCATCTTTAATTACTTGCTAATTTATGGGAAACTGGGGTTTCCTGAGCTTGGCGGTGTAGGAGCAGGCTATGCAACGGCTATAACCTATTGGCTGATTACCATTATTGCCTTTTTCATTGTCCATAAAGCGGTTCCCTTTTCATCGTTTGGGATTTTTCGAAAGTTTTATTCTGTATCTTTTGCAAAATGGAAAGAAATCCTTGTTATCGGAATTCCTATTGGCTTCGCCATCTTCTTTGAAACGAGTATATTTGCTGCGGTTACCTTGTTCATGAGTAAGTTTACTACCGCAACCATTGCCGCCCATCAGGCAGCATTAAATTTTGCTTCTCTCCTTTATATGGTTCCACTAAGCGTTTCAATGGCCTTAACTATTGTCATAGGATTTGAAGTTGGAGCTAAGCGATATAAGGATGCTAAAGAATATAGCTGGATTGGTATAACCATTGCAGTAATTATGGCTTCCCTATGCGGAATATTATTATTTTTTACTCGTTCAGAGGTCGCTGGAATATATTCGAATGACCCTGAAGTAATAAATCTTACCGCTCAATTCTTAATCTATGCAATCTTCTTCCAGCTTTCAGACGCCATTCAAGCACCAGTACAAGGCGTATTGAGGGGATATAAAGATGTCAATATTACCCTAATAATGACCTTAATATCCTATTGGGTTATTGCCCTTCCCTTTGGATATTTTCTGGCAAATTACACGAACTGGGGAGCATACGGCTATTGGATTGGCTTAATTACCGGCTTAGCTGCTGGGGCGATATGTTTATCAAGCAGGCTTGTTCTAATTCAAAGGAAACCACTTATGCAACAAAGGGCTTAA
- a CDS encoding amidohydrolase gives MTKILLKNANVYPVTESPFFGDVLVENGKIAGTGKIDVSGPDIYVIECHSRYLLPGFIDVHTHLGLYDEGTGWAGNDANETAELMSPHVRAMDGVYPLDPAFSDAVKYGITTAHIMPGSANVIGGTTSVIKTAGKNIKKMLVQETAGLKIALGENPKQIHSQGNKDSITRMGIMGKLREVFYEAIQSNQPESLRTVPIIQALNREIPVRIHAHRADDIISAVRFAEEFNLDLRIEHCTEGHLIAEELANLNLKVSVGPTLTRRSKVELKNKTWKTYQELTNQGVEVSITTDHPYTPIQYLNLCAAIAVREGLSEQKALEGITILPAKNLRIDKQLGSIETGKDADLVLWSHHPFHYLAKPKWTMINGVFEYTES, from the coding sequence ATGACAAAAATATTATTGAAAAACGCCAATGTTTACCCAGTTACAGAATCTCCGTTTTTTGGCGATGTTTTAGTGGAAAACGGGAAAATTGCCGGAACTGGAAAAATAGATGTTTCAGGTCCAGATATATATGTCATCGAATGTCATAGCCGTTATTTACTGCCTGGATTTATCGATGTTCATACACATCTCGGGCTGTACGATGAAGGAACAGGCTGGGCAGGAAATGATGCCAATGAAACAGCTGAGCTCATGTCACCTCATGTACGAGCAATGGATGGTGTCTACCCTCTAGATCCAGCATTTTCTGATGCAGTAAAATACGGAATTACGACCGCTCACATTATGCCTGGCAGCGCAAATGTAATTGGCGGAACAACGTCTGTTATCAAAACGGCTGGAAAGAATATTAAGAAAATGCTTGTCCAGGAAACCGCAGGATTGAAAATCGCTCTTGGCGAAAATCCAAAGCAAATTCACAGCCAAGGGAATAAAGACTCGATCACCAGAATGGGAATTATGGGAAAGCTTCGTGAAGTATTCTATGAGGCTATACAGTCAAATCAGCCTGAATCATTACGAACCGTTCCCATTATTCAAGCTCTCAATCGAGAAATCCCTGTTCGGATTCATGCTCATCGTGCAGATGATATAATATCTGCTGTCCGATTTGCAGAGGAATTTAATCTCGATTTACGGATTGAGCACTGTACTGAAGGTCATCTCATTGCTGAGGAATTAGCCAATCTCAACTTAAAGGTATCAGTCGGCCCAACTTTAACAAGACGTTCGAAAGTAGAGCTTAAGAATAAAACATGGAAAACATATCAAGAACTTACGAACCAAGGTGTGGAGGTATCAATAACAACAGACCATCCCTATACACCTATTCAATATTTGAACTTATGTGCTGCTATCGCCGTACGTGAAGGCTTATCAGAGCAAAAAGCTTTAGAGGGAATTACCATTCTCCCAGCGAAAAATCTGCGCATTGACAAACAGCTGGGCAGTATTGAAACCGGGAAGGATGCTGATTTAGTTCTTTGGAGCCATCACCCCTTTCATTATCTCGCAAAACCAAAATGGACAATGATAAACGGAGTTTTTGAATACACAGAGTCATAA
- a CDS encoding SDR family oxidoreductase — MGGKTALITGGATGIGKRTAYQLAENDVHLVINYRKSKVEAVSLAEELSKNFGTKNIAIGGDITTLEECQRAIDEALAVFSNIDILVHNAGPYMHERKVLTEYSFGEWNYIINGNLNALFYLSKLLLPRMREKGWGRIITIGFDRVETVPGWIYRSAFAAAKCGAASLTKTIALEEAKHQITANMVCPGDITEDWKEKEIFQAVEVINDDTPIGRPGTGEDIARVISFLIDEKSDFITGSIIPVTGGKDVLGKVFRD; from the coding sequence GTGGGAGGAAAAACAGCTTTAATAACAGGGGGAGCAACAGGCATTGGCAAAAGAACAGCTTATCAGCTGGCTGAAAATGATGTTCATCTTGTGATCAATTACAGAAAAAGCAAAGTGGAAGCTGTCTCACTTGCCGAGGAACTATCAAAAAATTTTGGAACGAAAAATATCGCCATCGGCGGCGATATCACAACTTTAGAAGAATGTCAGAGAGCTATAGATGAGGCTTTGGCCGTTTTTTCAAATATAGATATATTAGTCCATAATGCAGGGCCTTATATGCATGAAAGGAAAGTATTAACCGAATATTCATTTGGCGAGTGGAATTACATCATTAACGGGAATTTAAATGCACTATTTTATTTAAGCAAATTATTGCTGCCTCGAATGAGGGAAAAAGGGTGGGGCCGAATTATTACAATTGGCTTTGACCGGGTTGAGACTGTTCCAGGCTGGATATACAGATCTGCATTTGCTGCCGCAAAATGCGGAGCTGCCTCTTTAACTAAAACAATTGCACTAGAAGAAGCAAAACATCAAATTACAGCTAATATGGTTTGTCCTGGTGACATTACAGAAGATTGGAAGGAAAAAGAGATATTTCAAGCTGTGGAAGTAATAAATGACGACACCCCAATTGGCAGACCTGGGACTGGGGAGGATATTGCAAGAGTGATTTCGTTTCTTATCGATGAAAAATCCGACTTTATTACAGGAAGCATCATACCAGTAACCGGAGGAAAAGATGTATTAGGAAAGGTATTCAGAGATTGA
- a CDS encoding GNAT family N-acetyltransferase — protein MLKKRDFHECHDLYDLMTHPDVFPFVRQKANSYDEFVFITKQTIEAEERGELISRTILDEWGAPIGTINLFDIEENAGFLGTWLGKPYHGMGYNKLAKDAFFDELFYEIGIETIFMRIRKENIRSQKAAEKLPYVILANESRKSVYEQLNANGFIYNLYEIPKDLYTFEVLRHRTSSLQGSTHLMEA, from the coding sequence TTGCTCAAGAAACGTGATTTTCATGAATGCCATGATTTGTATGATTTAATGACGCATCCTGATGTCTTCCCTTTTGTGCGCCAAAAAGCCAATTCCTATGATGAGTTTGTCTTTATTACAAAACAAACGATAGAGGCTGAAGAACGTGGTGAACTAATATCACGTACCATTCTTGATGAGTGGGGTGCTCCAATTGGGACAATTAATTTATTTGATATCGAAGAAAATGCAGGCTTTTTAGGTACTTGGCTAGGAAAGCCATACCATGGCATGGGCTATAATAAATTAGCCAAGGATGCATTTTTTGATGAGCTCTTTTATGAAATTGGGATTGAAACGATCTTTATGCGGATTAGAAAAGAAAATATTCGTTCACAAAAGGCGGCCGAAAAGCTTCCCTATGTGATTCTTGCCAATGAATCAAGAAAATCAGTCTATGAACAGTTGAATGCAAATGGATTTATCTATAATTTGTATGAGATTCCTAAAGATTTATATACATTTGAAGTTCTTCGGCATCGAACTTCTTCACTTCAAGGTTCAACACATTTAATGGAAGCATAA